A stretch of the Maridesulfovibrio bastinii DSM 16055 genome encodes the following:
- a CDS encoding glycosyltransferase, whose amino-acid sequence MTKIKIIMVHVDPCIRVLKQVSALKTRGVSVDLLCTTLKNNPSIKEHVDNVYYYSNLYNLRSFLENNYTNWDIIHCHNEPNSHIEVAINVCKHRPVIYDCHDMTSMRTNVTKVEEELEEYCFKRSAAVIHVSEGIKKYASQKYGRNLSIVLPSFPSSSQMTFKRKNKVDGNHMVYLGGIVNNPDTKYSYRYYLPMFKAICDANIHLHVFPAKNAPWNLLKEYTNTFADNSYFHCHTPLPYNKLIEEISQFQWGFSGFNLDYITSKQTINFLHSALPNKFFDYLLAGVCPVVINNNTAAEFAIKYKLGYQASNIENLVEICRDKKPYSPIEDTGIIDMNVQIDKLIAVYQAVLKDTEKEQEALTFSYETQPKRNINFPIIPFLNLKSNDSCHSILQMLLQYYTSGVWLHKEENCNFSHTSCDTHAFYLSSFNKLYLSGNKEVISQIRQIADLLLGLNNQNYRGNFGWGLGAPYVNRLNSNKKNPPVNPSNTCYTYTSSMVCLALLEAFEITGEQRYLTACTKWRESFFKNIGFHSGNDCCLYADNESYRIPEPIFIPNVTPLFMGFLSEYSRVSKSTNDHRLIQRLGEKFIKLKSNGNWTYSTGATEDLLHLGMIAEGFYLSKDILKEDVDTSSIITSMIDMMFYDIKVNLTPVCLGSSNWGPAWALYAFLLHNAPKEYIAAGIDFLANNPQIMLYNIRTASLYARFFSKL is encoded by the coding sequence ATGACCAAAATAAAAATTATCATGGTACATGTTGATCCATGCATACGGGTTTTGAAACAAGTTTCAGCGCTTAAAACACGCGGAGTATCTGTAGATTTATTATGCACAACTCTTAAAAATAATCCATCTATAAAAGAGCACGTCGACAATGTGTATTACTATTCAAACTTATATAATTTACGATCATTCCTTGAAAACAACTATACTAATTGGGATATAATACATTGTCATAATGAGCCTAATTCTCATATTGAAGTTGCAATTAATGTTTGTAAGCATAGGCCTGTGATATACGATTGTCATGATATGACAAGTATGCGTACCAACGTTACAAAAGTAGAAGAAGAATTAGAGGAATACTGCTTTAAAAGAAGCGCAGCAGTTATTCACGTTAGCGAGGGGATAAAAAAATATGCTTCTCAAAAATATGGACGCAACCTTTCTATTGTTCTTCCTAGCTTTCCGTCATCAAGCCAAATGACATTCAAACGCAAGAACAAAGTAGATGGCAACCATATGGTTTATTTAGGAGGGATTGTAAATAATCCTGACACAAAGTATTCATATAGATACTACTTGCCCATGTTTAAAGCCATTTGTGACGCCAACATTCATTTACATGTATTCCCCGCCAAAAATGCTCCATGGAACCTTCTGAAAGAATACACAAATACATTCGCTGATAACAGTTATTTCCACTGCCATACCCCTTTACCCTACAATAAATTGATTGAGGAGATAAGCCAATTTCAGTGGGGTTTTTCTGGCTTTAACCTTGATTATATTACTTCAAAACAAACAATTAACTTTTTGCACAGTGCATTACCCAATAAATTTTTTGACTATTTGCTGGCAGGTGTATGCCCCGTTGTAATTAACAACAATACTGCGGCCGAATTCGCAATTAAGTACAAGCTTGGATATCAAGCTTCAAACATTGAAAATTTGGTAGAGATATGTAGAGACAAAAAGCCGTACAGCCCTATTGAAGATACGGGCATAATTGATATGAATGTACAGATAGACAAACTAATAGCTGTATATCAAGCAGTTTTAAAGGATACCGAAAAAGAACAAGAAGCGCTTACATTTTCCTACGAAACTCAACCCAAAAGGAATATTAATTTTCCAATTATTCCTTTTTTGAATCTAAAATCAAATGATTCATGCCATAGTATTCTACAAATGCTTCTCCAATACTATACATCCGGAGTGTGGCTACACAAAGAAGAGAATTGCAATTTCTCTCATACATCATGTGATACCCACGCATTTTACCTTAGTTCCTTCAATAAACTTTACCTTAGCGGTAACAAAGAAGTTATAAGTCAAATTAGACAAATAGCAGACCTCTTACTAGGATTAAACAATCAGAATTATAGAGGAAATTTTGGATGGGGTTTGGGAGCACCGTATGTGAACAGACTAAATTCTAATAAAAAGAATCCTCCAGTCAACCCTAGCAATACCTGCTATACATACACGTCCTCAATGGTTTGTTTAGCTCTACTTGAAGCTTTTGAGATCACCGGTGAGCAACGCTACCTCACTGCATGTACTAAATGGCGTGAATCTTTCTTCAAAAACATAGGTTTTCACTCTGGAAATGATTGTTGCCTCTATGCTGACAATGAAAGTTATCGCATTCCAGAACCCATTTTTATCCCCAACGTCACACCTCTCTTTATGGGGTTCTTGTCTGAATATTCTAGAGTAAGTAAATCGACAAATGATCATAGGCTCATTCAACGCCTTGGTGAAAAATTTATAAAACTAAAAAGTAATGGTAACTGGACCTACTCAACAGGAGCAACTGAAGATCTTCTTCATTTAGGCATGATCGCTGAAGGTTTTTATCTTTCTAAAGATATACTAAAAGAAGATGTTGATACTTCAAGCATCATTACTTCAATGATTGATATGATGTTCTACGATATTAAAGTTAATTTAACCCCTGTATGTTTGGGATCTTCAAACTGGGGTCCAGCTTGGGCCTTATATGCTTTTTTACTTCACAATGCTCCCAAAGAATATATCGCAGCAGGAATTGATTTTCTTGCGAACAACCCGCAAATAATGTTGTATAACATAAGAACAGCTTCACTTTATGCTCGCTTTTTTAGCAAATTGTAG
- a CDS encoding DUF4384 domain-containing protein — protein MLSSPVLYTFARPISALFCLVLLILSLIFTLPQTLYADGKKQISKNSIIVESEGMACLGQDRTRTQTQKLALDTAKRKASEKVSTYVSIKTEVVKGKLHQDVVDVFSKATIKVLDEIEKGWVKSSEQSEYVDSCYRIKIKAEVIPSEHKFQEKSIGQIDNPRAPLNIQLWTNKDTYNLGDTLKFYFKGNKPFYARAIYKDSNDNLIEVTQHNNNRYYRGGVIHEIPGNKDNFTLMVTPPFGKEKLILYASTKPINGYQGQSAGNLYVVKNNPRKIGMETRGLAVLAGNSDVNSAGGAEFAEVDVEVQVIN, from the coding sequence ATGTTAAGTAGCCCCGTCCTGTATACATTTGCAAGACCAATTTCTGCGTTGTTTTGCTTAGTATTACTCATATTAAGTCTTATCTTTACTCTTCCACAGACTTTATATGCTGATGGCAAAAAACAAATTTCAAAAAACTCAATAATTGTTGAGTCAGAAGGCATGGCATGCCTCGGGCAGGATAGGACAAGAACTCAAACTCAAAAATTAGCTCTCGATACTGCAAAAAGAAAAGCCTCTGAAAAAGTTAGCACATATGTTTCAATAAAAACGGAAGTGGTCAAAGGTAAACTGCATCAAGATGTCGTCGACGTTTTCTCAAAAGCGACCATTAAAGTCCTTGATGAGATTGAAAAAGGTTGGGTCAAGTCATCAGAACAAAGTGAATATGTAGATAGCTGTTATCGAATAAAAATCAAAGCTGAAGTTATTCCGTCTGAACATAAATTCCAAGAAAAAAGCATCGGTCAAATAGATAATCCTAGAGCTCCACTTAATATCCAATTATGGACAAATAAGGATACTTATAATCTTGGCGACACGCTTAAATTTTATTTCAAAGGAAATAAACCTTTTTACGCCAGAGCTATATATAAAGATTCTAATGACAATCTAATTGAAGTAACTCAGCATAATAACAACAGATATTATAGAGGTGGTGTCATCCACGAAATTCCGGGAAACAAGGACAATTTTACCCTGATGGTTACACCCCCTTTTGGAAAGGAAAAATTAATTTTATATGCATCAACCAAACCGATAAACGGATATCAAGGGCAGAGTGCCGGAAACCTGTATGTTGTGAAAAACAATCCCCGGAAAATAGGAATGGAGACTCGTGGGTTAGCCGTTTTGGCTGGCAATTCGGATGTAAATAGTGCGGGGGGGGCAGAGTTTGCTGAAGTTGATGTTGAAGTTCAGGTTATAAATTAG
- a CDS encoding CHAT domain-containing protein — MDYLVISPYGVLSDLPFIGLKGEKKVLELFAIQYVYSLSSWIALRARDAAHSSSSDQSLNTFLIVGDPENNKCAPLPGATVEVLQISDLLENVPKDNVCLLLGKNATESNVKKMMKKSSLVHIASHSFFDEDKVENSKICLCPSSEEDGWLHPSEIQSLVSNHIWKIFVMSSCSSGRLKQLGGDYYGFTRSLYLAGAQRVISTLWTIDDVSTNKLMVKFYVNMLILKQDVTVALRNAQRDLALTGDSNWMAFKLDGLGGRIAIDQGE, encoded by the coding sequence ATCGATTATTTAGTAATATCTCCTTATGGAGTGTTATCTGATTTGCCATTTATTGGTTTAAAAGGAGAAAAGAAAGTTCTTGAACTATTTGCCATCCAATATGTTTATTCATTAAGTTCATGGATAGCATTGCGTGCACGAGATGCCGCACACAGTTCGAGTTCAGACCAAAGCTTGAATACATTTTTGATAGTAGGTGATCCAGAAAATAACAAATGTGCGCCGCTGCCTGGTGCTACAGTAGAGGTTCTTCAGATAAGTGATTTGTTAGAAAATGTCCCAAAGGACAATGTTTGTTTATTGCTAGGAAAAAATGCAACAGAATCAAATGTTAAAAAAATGATGAAAAAAAGCTCGCTGGTTCATATTGCTAGTCATTCTTTTTTTGACGAGGATAAAGTTGAAAATAGCAAAATATGTTTATGTCCAAGTTCTGAAGAAGATGGTTGGTTACATCCCTCAGAAATCCAATCTCTAGTTTCTAATCATATTTGGAAAATATTTGTAATGTCTTCCTGTAGCAGCGGACGTTTGAAACAGCTAGGAGGAGACTATTATGGGTTTACTCGCAGTTTATATCTTGCAGGTGCGCAAAGGGTGATTTCTACACTGTGGACTATAGACGATGTTAGTACCAATAAGCTGATGGTAAAATTTTATGTAAATATGTTAATCTTGAAACAAGATGTCACAGTTGCACTCCGTAATGCCCAGCGTGACTTGGCTCTAACGGGTGACTCTAACTGGATGGCATTTAAACTAGATGGCTTAGGTGGCCGAATAGCAATTGATCAAGGTGAATAA
- a CDS encoding TetR/AcrR family transcriptional regulator, whose protein sequence is MNASTISPFEGTPKQPLRNLILDTARKLFAEQGYAKVSMRFLAKRIGYSPTTIYHHFRDKKELFLCLTEEIYRDFLKVTNEIIDREQNPRVALKKILYTFVDMGVRNPNAYRIGFMMETDIRPNHEAHFSGNPLGRTMYERINDCVCKCMKHPENQDQVTLSAHAVVAASHGLTALFVAYPNFNWGPIDKLKQKVIDPAVDAIE, encoded by the coding sequence ATGAACGCAAGCACTATTTCTCCCTTTGAAGGGACACCTAAGCAGCCGTTGAGAAATCTTATTCTCGACACTGCCAGAAAATTATTTGCCGAGCAGGGATACGCAAAAGTATCCATGCGCTTTCTGGCAAAAAGAATAGGCTATTCCCCGACAACTATTTATCACCATTTCAGAGATAAAAAAGAGCTTTTCCTGTGCCTGACAGAAGAAATCTACAGGGATTTTCTGAAAGTTACAAATGAAATAATTGATCGTGAACAAAATCCAAGAGTAGCTCTTAAGAAAATATTGTACACTTTTGTTGATATGGGGGTAAGAAACCCCAATGCCTATAGAATTGGGTTCATGATGGAAACAGATATAAGACCAAATCATGAAGCACATTTTTCCGGAAATCCACTGGGACGTACCATGTATGAGCGTATCAACGACTGTGTCTGCAAATGCATGAAACATCCCGAGAATCAGGATCAGGTAACATTATCCGCTCACGCTGTAGTTGCCGCTTCACACGGACTTACCGCTCTTTTCGTAGCTTATCCCAACTTTAATTGGGGGCCGATTGACAAACTGAAGCAGAAAGTCATTGACCCGGCCGTTGATGCTATAGAATAG
- the shc gene encoding squalene--hopene cyclase encodes MPETRKSLSANTDHKHSEHRQVLPFIQPAEALKRVISRFKSIQSPDGYWVFALEADVTIPSEYIMFNRFLGREMDQEVADRLKNYILSKQMPDGSWPLHDEDGIANISASVKAYMALKILGEDWNETHMIRARKMILAMGGAETCNVFTRICLAMFGQLPWHTTPAMPVEIVLLPEWFFFHLNKVSYWSRSVIYPLLIIYAKKPVCRLRPEESVPELFQKRPEDIIHIDRYRDKGLRKNMFILLDRIVKRTMHLIPKKISKKALDFAENWTRKHMAGSGGIGAIYPAMANAVMALQLLGYDESDPDFARGLKAVDDLVIDRFNHDADGASPFTVISGGRDLSAAPELDISPENETASNQEQSLCQPCNSPIWDTCLTLSAILEAGEPQDSDTVKRAVKWLFSKQITFRGDWTSKAPGLEGGGWAFQFENTFYPDLDDTAMVLMALVRAGVLDMPEFHEKFVLGVNWLIGMQSSNGGFAAFDIDNCALYLNDIPFADHGALLDPPTSDLTARVIELLGVMGFRKNFTPAKRAIEFLKNEQEDDGSWFGRWGVNYIYGTWSVLCGLKQIGEDMNSSYVRKAVEWFYEHQNSDGGWGETCMTYNEPGLAGMGPSTPSQTSWALLGLMAAGEVKDKRVSRGIRYLLENQKEDGTWDEKFYTGTGFPRVFYLRYHGYSQYFPMWALGVYDRLSNDELTLQLSLRRQSPFDIGKDWQ; translated from the coding sequence ATGCCTGAAACACGTAAAAGCTTATCAGCCAATACGGATCACAAACATTCAGAACATAGACAGGTTCTCCCTTTTATTCAGCCGGCGGAGGCTTTAAAACGAGTAATCTCACGCTTCAAATCTATCCAGAGCCCAGATGGCTACTGGGTTTTTGCACTGGAAGCAGATGTCACAATCCCATCAGAGTACATCATGTTCAACCGCTTCCTCGGCCGCGAAATGGATCAGGAAGTTGCTGACAGATTAAAAAACTATATCCTCTCCAAGCAGATGCCTGACGGAAGCTGGCCTCTGCACGATGAAGATGGAATAGCCAATATCAGCGCCTCGGTAAAAGCATACATGGCTCTTAAAATTCTTGGCGAAGACTGGAACGAAACGCACATGATCAGGGCAAGGAAAATGATTCTGGCCATGGGCGGAGCTGAAACATGCAATGTTTTTACAAGAATATGCCTGGCCATGTTCGGGCAGCTGCCCTGGCATACCACCCCGGCAATGCCTGTTGAAATCGTTCTTCTGCCGGAATGGTTCTTTTTCCATTTGAACAAAGTTTCATACTGGTCGCGTTCAGTTATTTATCCGTTACTAATTATTTACGCTAAAAAACCGGTCTGCCGTCTGCGCCCGGAAGAATCCGTGCCTGAATTATTTCAGAAACGCCCGGAAGACATTATCCACATCGACAGATACAGGGATAAAGGTCTGCGCAAAAACATGTTCATCCTGCTGGATAGAATCGTTAAGCGCACAATGCACCTGATCCCCAAAAAGATATCTAAAAAAGCACTGGATTTTGCAGAAAACTGGACTCGCAAACACATGGCCGGATCAGGCGGAATAGGAGCTATCTACCCTGCTATGGCCAACGCGGTGATGGCTCTTCAACTGCTGGGCTATGATGAATCAGATCCTGATTTTGCCAGAGGACTGAAAGCCGTTGACGATCTGGTTATAGACCGCTTCAACCATGATGCTGATGGCGCTTCTCCTTTCACCGTTATATCAGGTGGAAGAGACCTTTCAGCAGCTCCTGAGCTTGATATTTCTCCTGAGAATGAAACCGCTTCAAATCAGGAACAATCACTCTGCCAGCCCTGCAATTCGCCGATATGGGACACCTGCCTGACTCTTTCAGCTATACTTGAAGCAGGAGAGCCACAGGACAGCGACACCGTAAAAAGAGCTGTAAAATGGCTCTTCAGCAAGCAGATAACCTTCCGTGGAGACTGGACTTCCAAAGCTCCGGGACTCGAAGGCGGAGGCTGGGCTTTCCAGTTTGAGAACACCTTTTATCCTGATCTTGACGACACCGCCATGGTCCTCATGGCTCTGGTGCGCGCAGGGGTTCTGGATATGCCCGAATTTCATGAGAAATTCGTACTCGGTGTCAACTGGCTCATAGGCATGCAAAGCTCCAACGGCGGTTTCGCAGCATTCGATATAGATAACTGTGCCCTGTATCTTAATGATATTCCTTTTGCAGACCACGGAGCTCTTCTCGATCCGCCGACTTCAGACCTTACCGCAAGGGTCATAGAACTTCTTGGAGTAATGGGATTCCGTAAAAACTTCACTCCGGCCAAGAGAGCCATCGAATTTCTGAAAAATGAACAGGAAGATGACGGCAGCTGGTTCGGCCGCTGGGGAGTAAATTATATTTACGGAACATGGTCTGTCCTCTGCGGACTTAAGCAGATCGGTGAGGACATGAATTCATCCTATGTACGCAAAGCTGTTGAATGGTTTTACGAACATCAGAACTCTGACGGAGGCTGGGGTGAAACATGTATGACCTACAACGAACCCGGTCTTGCCGGAATGGGACCAAGCACCCCTTCGCAGACATCATGGGCACTGCTGGGACTGATGGCCGCCGGAGAAGTAAAAGATAAGCGAGTCAGCCGTGGAATACGCTATCTGCTCGAAAACCAGAAAGAAGACGGAACATGGGATGAAAAATTCTATACTGGAACCGGATTCCCGAGAGTTTTCTATCTGCGCTATCACGGATACAGCCAGTACTTCCCCATGTGGGCTCTTGGAGTTTACGACCGCCTTTCTAACGATGAACTGACCCTGCAACTTTCTTTGCGCCGCCAGTCACCCTTTGACATTGGCAAAGACTGGCAATAA
- a CDS encoding acyl-[acyl-carrier-protein] thioesterase: MKNICEISHPVAPFETGPEKTIHFHCLMQRLQEVATAHAEREGFGITHLEDKNSFWVLTSIKVEIERLPVQEELFTVKTWAKGVKRLRAFREFLCSTPDEHGIIKASSEWMVLEKETGRPQDINKMGLDLLPIPDAVFDVPCKRLRAQTNVDLLSSKRVPYSVLDSNGHVNNTNYLRWCVDEMRFSGFELEKIKSLRMSFLSELFEGDKVSIYSCETDHEKQNRYQIVRDNDEIPVFALEIECS; this comes from the coding sequence ATGAAAAACATCTGCGAAATATCTCATCCAGTAGCCCCTTTTGAAACAGGCCCGGAGAAAACAATCCATTTTCACTGCCTGATGCAGCGTCTGCAGGAAGTTGCAACAGCTCATGCAGAACGTGAAGGCTTCGGGATCACGCATCTTGAAGACAAAAACAGTTTCTGGGTCCTGACATCAATAAAAGTAGAAATCGAGAGGTTGCCTGTTCAGGAAGAACTGTTTACTGTTAAAACATGGGCTAAAGGAGTCAAAAGACTGCGTGCTTTCCGTGAATTTTTGTGTTCCACGCCAGATGAACATGGTATCATAAAGGCCAGTTCAGAATGGATGGTGCTCGAAAAAGAAACCGGCAGACCGCAGGATATCAATAAAATGGGGCTTGATCTGCTTCCAATACCGGATGCAGTATTTGATGTTCCCTGTAAAAGACTGCGTGCTCAGACAAATGTGGATCTTCTGTCATCGAAGCGGGTCCCCTACAGTGTGCTTGATTCAAACGGACATGTGAACAACACCAACTATCTGCGCTGGTGCGTTGATGAGATGAGATTTTCCGGATTTGAGCTGGAAAAAATAAAATCTCTTAGAATGTCTTTTCTATCAGAGCTTTTTGAAGGTGATAAAGTCAGCATTTACAGCTGCGAAACTGATCACGAAAAACAAAACAGGTATCAAATCGTAAGGGACAATGATGAAATACCGGTATTTGCTCTGGAAATTGAATGTTCATAA
- the thrS gene encoding threonine--tRNA ligase, with protein MEIQVSGQQVEVKEGAACGEVLQEALSKKQFKNVVVAKCNDTLLDLSTTVPTDCTELEPVFADSEEGLDVIRHSTAHLMAEAVKKLFPTAKVTIGPSIKNGFYYDFDYERPFTPEDLEAIEAEMLSRVGANEEFCREDVSAAEALEKFKGMGEDYKIELINDLGADQVSIYTNGDFSDLCRGPHVPRTGMIKAFKLLSVAGAYWRGDEHRQQLQRIYGTAFADPKALKKHLNHIEEAKKRDHRKLGNQLDLFHIDDEVGAGMIIWHPKGAMIRTILEDFERKEHLKRGYSFVQGPLILKRELWERSGHYDNYRENMYFTEIDEQAYGIKPMNCLSHMLVFKSRIRSYRDLPQRYFELGVVHRHEKSGVLHGLLRVRSFTQDDAHILCRPDQLRDEIIGVAEFVGDVMKLFGFEYEAEISTRPEKSIGSDEDWDRATDALKDALETMGLDYSINEGDGAFYGPKIDITIKDALDRRWQCATIQCDFTLPDRFDLVYVGDDGARHRPVMLHRVILGSIERFIGVLLEHCGGALPAWLSPVQARILTVTDAQNEFAEKVLHKLQEKGIRAEADTRNEKLGYKVREAQLEKIPYMLVIGDKEVAAESVNIRSRDAEDPGLKTVEEAAELILTEIKEPFKRGGMSYIF; from the coding sequence GTGGAAATCCAAGTTTCAGGACAACAGGTAGAAGTGAAAGAGGGAGCCGCTTGCGGCGAAGTCCTCCAGGAGGCACTATCCAAAAAACAGTTCAAGAACGTTGTTGTAGCAAAATGCAACGACACCCTTCTCGATCTCAGCACTACCGTACCCACCGACTGTACTGAACTTGAGCCTGTTTTTGCAGATTCCGAAGAAGGTCTGGATGTAATCCGCCACTCAACCGCACACCTTATGGCTGAAGCGGTAAAAAAACTTTTCCCTACAGCAAAAGTTACCATCGGCCCATCCATTAAAAATGGGTTCTACTATGACTTCGACTATGAACGCCCTTTCACTCCCGAAGACCTTGAGGCTATTGAAGCAGAAATGCTCAGCCGTGTAGGTGCCAACGAAGAGTTCTGCCGTGAAGACGTTAGCGCTGCGGAAGCACTCGAAAAGTTTAAGGGAATGGGCGAAGATTATAAAATCGAGCTTATAAACGACCTTGGTGCTGATCAGGTTTCCATTTATACCAACGGAGATTTTTCAGACCTTTGCCGCGGACCTCATGTACCGCGCACTGGTATGATCAAAGCCTTTAAGCTTCTTTCTGTCGCAGGCGCATACTGGAGAGGTGATGAACACCGCCAGCAGCTTCAGCGCATTTACGGAACAGCATTTGCTGATCCCAAGGCTTTGAAAAAACACCTTAATCACATCGAAGAGGCTAAAAAGCGCGACCATCGCAAGCTTGGAAATCAGCTTGACCTCTTCCATATTGATGATGAAGTCGGTGCAGGTATGATCATCTGGCATCCTAAAGGAGCCATGATCAGAACCATCCTTGAAGACTTTGAACGCAAGGAACACCTGAAACGCGGTTATAGTTTTGTGCAGGGTCCGCTCATTCTCAAGAGAGAGCTCTGGGAACGCTCAGGACACTACGACAACTACCGCGAGAACATGTATTTCACAGAAATTGACGAGCAGGCTTATGGAATCAAACCCATGAACTGCCTCTCTCATATGCTTGTTTTTAAATCCCGTATTCGCAGTTACCGTGACCTCCCTCAAAGGTACTTCGAACTCGGGGTTGTCCACCGCCATGAAAAATCCGGAGTTTTGCACGGACTTCTTCGTGTCCGTTCATTCACACAGGATGATGCCCATATTCTGTGCCGTCCGGATCAACTCAGAGATGAAATCATAGGGGTGGCCGAATTCGTCGGTGACGTAATGAAACTTTTCGGATTTGAGTATGAAGCTGAAATCAGCACTCGTCCTGAAAAATCCATAGGATCCGATGAAGACTGGGATCGCGCAACAGACGCGCTTAAAGATGCTCTTGAAACCATGGGCCTTGATTATTCAATCAACGAAGGTGACGGAGCTTTTTACGGTCCCAAAATCGATATAACCATCAAAGACGCTTTAGATCGCCGCTGGCAGTGTGCTACAATCCAGTGTGATTTTACCTTGCCAGATCGCTTTGACTTGGTATATGTCGGCGATGATGGTGCCCGACACAGGCCGGTGATGCTTCACCGGGTTATACTCGGCTCCATTGAACGCTTCATAGGTGTTCTTCTTGAGCACTGTGGTGGAGCGCTTCCAGCCTGGCTTTCCCCCGTTCAAGCCAGAATACTTACTGTCACTGACGCACAAAATGAATTTGCCGAAAAAGTATTGCACAAACTGCAAGAAAAAGGCATTCGTGCCGAAGCCGACACACGAAATGAAAAACTGGGCTACAAAGTTCGGGAAGCTCAGCTTGAAAAAATCCCGTACATGCTTGTCATTGGTGACAAGGAAGTCGCAGCGGAATCAGTCAATATTCGTTCCCGTGATGCTGAAGACCCCGGTCTAAAAACTGTGGAAGAAGCCGCGGAACTTATTTTGACTGAGATTAAAGAACCTTTCAAACGCGGAGGCATGAGCTATATCTTTTAA
- the infC gene encoding translation initiation factor IF-3 yields the protein MSFNRDGRRPYRRDDGARRNERIRVPQVRVVDDEGNQLGVLPTNRALEIAREKGLDLVEVAEKADPPVCKIMDYGKFMYQQQKRKQEAKKKQTVIQIKEVKFRPKTDEHDYQTKLKHIRRFLSDGDKCKVTIFFRGREIVHKDRGLAVLERVQEETQDIAKMEQSPRTEGRTMNMMLAPIKK from the coding sequence ATATCTTTTAATAGAGATGGTAGGCGCCCGTATCGCAGGGATGACGGTGCCCGCCGAAACGAGCGTATTCGAGTTCCTCAGGTCAGGGTTGTAGATGATGAGGGTAATCAGTTGGGAGTTCTTCCAACTAATAGGGCCCTTGAAATCGCAAGGGAAAAAGGTCTTGACCTGGTTGAGGTTGCCGAGAAGGCAGATCCTCCTGTTTGCAAAATCATGGACTATGGTAAGTTCATGTATCAGCAGCAGAAACGTAAACAGGAAGCGAAGAAAAAGCAGACTGTAATCCAGATCAAAGAAGTAAAATTCCGTCCCAAGACCGATGAGCACGACTATCAGACAAAGCTCAAGCACATCCGTCGTTTTCTTTCCGATGGCGACAAGTGCAAGGTTACTATCTTCTTCAGGGGCCGTGAAATTGTCCATAAGGACAGAGGCTTAGCCGTTCTGGAGCGCGTTCAGGAGGAGACTCAGGATATCGCAAAGATGGAACAGAGTCCCCGGACTGAAGGCCGCACCATGAATATGATGCTGGCTCCTATTAAAAAATAA
- the rpmI gene encoding 50S ribosomal protein L35 → MPKMKTRRGAAKRFSKTGSGKFKRRRQGLRHILTKKDSKRKNRLGRGTTVDGANLGQVKRMLPYS, encoded by the coding sequence ATGCCTAAGATGAAAACAAGAAGAGGCGCTGCAAAGCGTTTCTCCAAGACCGGCAGTGGTAAGTTCAAACGCCGCAGGCAGGGACTTCGCCACATCCTTACTAAAAAGGATTCCAAGCGTAAAAACAGACTTGGAAGAGGCACAACCGTTGACGGCGCCAATCTTGGCCAGGTCAAAAGGATGCTCCCCTACTCCTAA
- the rplT gene encoding 50S ribosomal protein L20 produces the protein MRVKRGLAAKKRHKKYLKMAKGYRSAGSRLYRTARERVERALCMSYTGRKLRKRDMRSLWIQRINAAARINGMSYSRFMNGLTKAGIELNRKVLADLAVSDAAAFAKLVDTAKAEAN, from the coding sequence ATGAGAGTTAAACGTGGTCTTGCCGCGAAGAAGCGTCATAAAAAATATTTGAAAATGGCGAAGGGCTACCGCTCTGCCGGAAGTCGTCTTTACCGTACCGCCAGAGAACGTGTTGAACGTGCTCTGTGTATGTCCTACACAGGACGTAAACTCCGTAAACGCGATATGCGCAGTCTCTGGATTCAGCGCATCAATGCAGCCGCACGCATTAACGGAATGTCCTACAGCCGTTTCATGAACGGACTGACAAAGGCCGGTATTGAACTTAACCGTAAAGTGTTGGCAGACCTGGCTGTCAGCGACGCAGCAGCATTTGCAAAGCTCGTAGATACGGCTAAAGCCGAGGCCAATTAA